The Engystomops pustulosus chromosome 9, aEngPut4.maternal, whole genome shotgun sequence genome includes a window with the following:
- the ZBTB9 gene encoding zinc finger and BTB domain-containing protein 9 — protein MSGTESIQLDFPHYSSVLLDTLNKQRLEGKFCDLSVQVQDHVFQAHKTVLAASSPYFHDKLLLNDTSCLVLPSVIQPEAFENLLQLIYSGRLCLELEALPSHLLVASGLQMWQVVDKCSEILKERKACVPPAWSSRASESQSPSSSFQLPRDDQVQPPPTVTLGCSDDDEVIKVRVSEEEEEEEEEDDSKVCAVEETVVTNRSYALPSSSSSPDIPKVIYIKQERTEDDGAYMKAFEVTEVQPDYPSELSYVIPPSSSASSSDVSLCIPHKLYDASEPTSFTISKPVDLHGNEIVSQALQAQTVHAPVKLVAAPDGKKFGCLCGKRFAVKPKRDRHIMLTFSLRPFGCSVCHKKFKLKHHLTEHMKTHGGSLFSCEDCGRKFRVESCFQKHKEVCKGQRWAGACWTNNFYSPEENKPGSSVLQIDIS, from the coding sequence ATGTCTGGGACTGAGAGCATCCAGCTGGACTTCCCACACTACAGCTCCGTGCTTCTGGACACCCTGAACAAGCAGCGACTGGAGGGAAAGTTCTGCGACCTCTCTGTGCAGGTCCAGGATCATGTCTTTCAAGCTCACAAGACGGTCCTGGCCGCGTCCTCTCCGTACTTCCACGACAAGCTGCTCCTCAATGACACCAGCTGCTTGGTCCTGCCCAGCGTCATTCAGCCCGAGGCCTTCGAGAACCTTTTACAACTTATTTACTCCGGGAGACTTTGCCTGGAGCTGGAGGCGTTACCATCGCATCTCCTGGTGGCCAGTGGTCTCCAGATGTGGCAAGTGGTAGACAAATGCTCCGAGATTCTGAAAGAGCGGAAAGCGTGCGTCCCACCGGCTTGGTCAAGCCGCGCCAGTGAAAGCCAATCGCCAAGCAGCAGCTTCCAGTTGCCTCGAGATGACCAGGTCCAACCACCTCCGACGGTCACGCTGGGTTGCTCGGATGATGATGAAGTGATCAAGGTTCGTGTTtcggaggaagaggaagaagaggaagaggaggacgatTCAAAGGTTTGTGCCGTGGAGGAGACGGTGGTCACCAATCGCTCTTATGCTCTCCCGTCGTCCTCTTCATCCCCGGACATCCCCAAAGTCATCTACATCAAGCAGGAGCGGACTGAAGACGATGGAGCTTACATGAAGGCTTTCGAGGTCACAGAGGTGCAGCCCGACTATCCGTCCGAGCTCAGCTACGTCATCCCTCCTTCATCCTCGGCATCGTCCTCCGATGTTTCTCTCTGCATCCCTCACAAACTTTACGACGCCTCGGAGCCAACTTCCTTCACCATCTCCAAACCCGTGGACCTTCATGGGAACGAGATCGTGTCCCAAGCTCTTCAGGCTCAAACTGTTCACGCTCCCGTTAAGCTTGTGGCCGCCCCAGATGGAAAGAAATTTGGCTGCTTGTGCGGGAAGCGTTTTGCGGTAAAGCCCAAGCGTGACCGGCACATCATGCTGACCTTCAGTCTGCGCCCCTTCGGCTGCTCCGTCTGCCACAAGAAGTTCAAGCTGAAGCATCACCTCACAGAACACATGAAGACGCACGGGGGGAGCTTGTTCTCCTGCGAAGACTGTGGCCGCAAATTCAGGGTGGAGAGCTGCTTCCagaaacacaaggaggtctgCAAAGGACAGAGGTGGGCCGGGGCCTGCTGGACAAATAACTTCTACAGCCCCGAGGAGAATAAGCCGGGCTCCTCTGTACTGCAAATAGACATTAGTTAA